CCGGGCGATCGGTACGCTGGACATCTAGGGCGCAGAATGCACCGTTGTGAATGCGCAGTTGCTAGCAAGTTATTGCCGATTTCCCAACGACAAACCGCGCAATTTACACACAGCTACTACCAGATTAAGAAAGAGCTCGCCGTCCATTAGACGCCAAGCTCGTGACAAGTCTGGTCCGCGGAAAGGAAGATTTTTGTTCCGCTCAAACTGCTCGCTCTGGCGAGCCTAGTTCCACTCTTCGGGAACCGGAGCTGGGGTCGGCTCGCAGGGCATGCCTGTGACCCGTTCCATTAGCCAGACGTCGACATCGTGCAACATCTGGGTTGTGACTTCGTCGCCACAAGGATACTGACGGATGGTGGCACCCAACCCGGCCGTATGGAACAACCGAAGTTCATCGCACAGCTGTTCGACGGGGTAGCGCTCCGAATCGCGGCAATGGGCGATGAACATCGGCATGCGGCGGGCTGCGGTGAGCATCGAGAGGGGCGACTGTCCCGTAGGAAAGTTGCCGCCGAGCGTCAGCGCGCCGGCAAAGCGGGCGGGATTACGCAGGGCCAGTCGCAGGGCCATCGTGCCACCTGCGCCGTTGCCCGCGACAAAGATCCGCTGGTTGTGAATGCGAAATTTCTGCGTGGCCAGATCGAGTGCGTCGCTTAGTTGATTTTCGGCAGCGATCGTTCCTTCGGCCGATTGTCGCCAGGCAAAACCGCGACCAGAGGCGAGGATTTCGCCCGAGATCGACACGCCGACGTAGTTCCGCATGCTGATCAGCGGCATCACTTTTTGCAGTTCGCGGGCATCGCCGCCGTCATCGTGGATCCAAACCAACAAGGGATAACTGTAATTGGGTTCGTAGTGCAGGGGAGCAAAGGTCTGGATGCCGGTCGGGGCCAGAATCGGCCGATGCTTGCGGGCCGTGGTGACCGTGGTCTTCTTGCCTGGGAATGGAACCGAAGGAGCCAGGGAATTAATGCGGTTCATACCGTGCTCGGCAGGGGGGTCTGAGGGGCGTGTAATTCAACTTTGCCAGCATCGCGGGGCGTTAAGTAAACGACGCGATCGGGCTGCTGCGAGTGACGGGCAAGATGCGACTGCAATTGCCGGAGGGTTTGCTGCGTCGTGAGCGACTGCGTCTGTGGAGACTAGGTCTGCTGAGACCAGGTCGCGCCACGCGATTTGCGAGCAGTTCGTTGAATGTCGAACGTGGAGTTCGGCGATCAAGGGAAGTTCTCGATGAGGATCGAAACCCGCAATCGGACGACGCTAAACCTCGTGTAGGCCGGCAGGGCCTGAGACAAGCACAGCTGGCAGACTGTGCCCGGCAGGCCGAGCCAATGCTCGGCGTCTGCCACAAGGTGAGGGGTGTTTTAGGTCATGCACAGGCGACTGTCAACGTCATTCGAACTACATACGGCAAAACGACTTGCAGTCAGTGAGTGCTGTCACCGCAGGTGCTGTGAGATAACGGAACTCGCAGCACCATTGGCCCAACATTGACGTTGCTCGCTTAAGCCTTCGACATCAGTTCGTTCATCGTGGCGACGAGCGACTTCACAGCTGAAACGCTGTGATCGAAAGCTTTTCGTTCTTCAGGATCGAGCTCGAGTTCGACAATCTTCTCGACGCCCTTAGCCCCCAGGATGGCTGGCACGCCCACATAGTAGCCACCGACGCCATATTCTTTGTCGCAATAGGCGGCGACTGGAATGATCCGCTTCTTATCGCGGACGATCGCTTCGACCATTTGCGCGGTCGCAGCAGCCGGTGCGTAGTAAGCGCTGCCTGTTTTCAGCAGCGAAACGATCTCCGCCCCGCCGTCGCGAGCCCGTTGCACAATGGCTTGCAACTTATCTTCTGCTAGCAGGCGGCGAATCGGAATGCCGCCGACGCTGGTGCAGCTGGGCATTGGCACCATCGTATCGCCGTGACCACCCATCAGCAGCGCCGAGACGTCTTCGACGCTCACGCCCAGTTCCATTGCGAGGAAAGTGCGATAGCGGGCCGTGTCGAGCACGCCAGCCTGACCGAACACACGGGCCGGGGGAAAACCAGTGACTTGCAGGGCCCGTTGCACCATAGCGTCGAGCGGGTTGCTGACGACGATCACAATCGCGTTCGGACTGGTGGCTTTCA
Above is a window of Anatilimnocola aggregata DNA encoding:
- a CDS encoding alpha/beta hydrolase; this encodes MNRINSLAPSVPFPGKKTTVTTARKHRPILAPTGIQTFAPLHYEPNYSYPLLVWIHDDGGDARELQKVMPLISMRNYVGVSISGEILASGRGFAWRQSAEGTIAAENQLSDALDLATQKFRIHNQRIFVAGNGAGGTMALRLALRNPARFAGALTLGGNFPTGQSPLSMLTAARRMPMFIAHCRDSERYPVEQLCDELRLFHTAGLGATIRQYPCGDEVTTQMLHDVDVWLMERVTGMPCEPTPAPVPEEWN
- the mdh gene encoding malate dehydrogenase; this encodes MGRAKITIVGAGNVGATCAHWCAAAELGDIVLLDIPAAGDMPKGKALDLMQSSPIMGFDSNIVGATDYAASANSDVVVITAGIPRKPGMSRDDLLATNAKIVGSVAEQVKATSPNAIVIVVSNPLDAMVQRALQVTGFPPARVFGQAGVLDTARYRTFLAMELGVSVEDVSALLMGGHGDTMVPMPSCTSVGGIPIRRLLAEDKLQAIVQRARDGGAEIVSLLKTGSAYYAPAAATAQMVEAIVRDKKRIIPVAAYCDKEYGVGGYYVGVPAILGAKGVEKIVELELDPEERKAFDHSVSAVKSLVATMNELMSKA